In Actinomyces weissii, a genomic segment contains:
- a CDS encoding low molecular weight protein-tyrosine-phosphatase, with product MTATAAPRDLPAPRHPGQPYRVIMVCTGNICRSAMAEVVLTDRLVAAGVPMSGPTGVVVTSAGVSAEETGNPIDSRARRLLAERGYGQGADPAARATSQRLSRHQAHRVSDAELRDADLLLAMTAAHRRELRRRCESLGLDPERVHLFRHHEPQQPQQADRQDLAGGRDLDVPDPWYGTMADFVDTLEVVERVSDSLCLRLRQAATRQP from the coding sequence ATGACCGCAACAGCCGCACCACGCGACCTGCCCGCCCCGCGCCACCCCGGCCAGCCCTACCGCGTCATCATGGTGTGCACCGGCAACATCTGCCGCTCAGCCATGGCGGAGGTCGTGCTCACCGACCGCCTGGTAGCCGCCGGGGTGCCGATGAGCGGGCCCACCGGCGTCGTCGTCACCTCAGCGGGCGTGTCTGCGGAGGAGACCGGCAACCCCATCGACTCCCGGGCCCGCCGCCTGCTCGCCGAGCGCGGCTACGGCCAGGGCGCCGACCCCGCCGCCCGCGCCACCTCCCAGCGCCTCAGCCGCCACCAGGCCCACCGCGTCAGCGACGCCGAGCTGCGGGACGCCGACCTGCTGCTGGCCATGACCGCCGCCCACCGCCGGGAGCTGCGCCGTCGCTGCGAGAGCCTGGGCCTGGACCCCGAACGAGTGCACCTGTTCCGCCACCACGAGCCCCAGCAGCCCCAGCAGGCTGACCGCCAGGACCTGGCCGGAGGCAGGGACCTGGACGTGCCCGACCCCTGGTACGGCACCATGGCCGACTTCGTGGACACCCTGGAGGTCGTAGAGCGCGTCTCAGACTCCCTGTGTCTCCGGCTCCGGCAGGCCGCCACCCGGCAGCCCTAG
- a CDS encoding alpha/beta fold hydrolase, producing MTQTDQSTPTPPLPPEQGPELSTDILGEPWVARRIDVTVNEQAAPGADHAVLVHQRAAVTSRGSAPRHARAVLYLHGRNDYFFQTWLADAFLDAGYEFYALDLRACGRAGLGHPCPHDVRNLRVHDEEIGEALRIIQEEHGHHCVILNAHSTGGLQAVIWAADHPGSVRAITLNSPWLQLNSGSLVRSYGSAYVDLLSRRFPEREIGNPSETEAHKTARLAAQASRESALAAGGSVADLDLDSISPGPVEDDVYARVLHQRWGGEWDWDLRLKPTPGFPVRAGFLAGIRRLQREVKHGLGLKVPVLVCCSTATGGQDATPEEALRSDVVLSVEQMVERASCLGRDVTIRQIPGGVHDLALSPSPAREDYLSTLIGWLAVRLG from the coding sequence ATGACGCAGACCGACCAGTCCACGCCTACGCCGCCACTCCCCCCAGAACAGGGCCCCGAGCTGTCCACAGACATCCTCGGGGAGCCCTGGGTGGCGCGCAGGATCGACGTGACGGTCAACGAGCAGGCCGCCCCCGGCGCCGACCACGCCGTCCTGGTCCACCAGCGGGCCGCCGTCACCTCCCGGGGCTCCGCCCCCCGGCACGCCCGCGCGGTGCTCTACCTGCACGGCCGCAACGACTACTTCTTCCAGACCTGGCTGGCGGACGCCTTCCTGGACGCTGGTTACGAGTTCTACGCCCTGGACCTGCGGGCCTGCGGCCGGGCCGGACTGGGGCACCCCTGCCCCCACGACGTGCGTAACCTGCGGGTCCACGACGAGGAGATCGGCGAGGCCCTGCGGATCATCCAGGAGGAGCACGGGCACCACTGCGTCATCCTCAACGCCCACTCCACCGGCGGCCTACAGGCGGTGATCTGGGCTGCCGACCACCCCGGCAGCGTGCGCGCCATCACCCTGAACTCTCCCTGGCTACAGCTCAACTCCGGCAGCCTGGTGCGCTCCTACGGCTCCGCCTACGTGGACCTGCTCTCCCGGCGCTTCCCCGAGCGGGAGATCGGCAACCCCAGCGAGACCGAGGCCCACAAGACCGCCCGCCTGGCAGCGCAGGCCAGCCGGGAGAGTGCCCTGGCGGCAGGTGGTTCCGTAGCCGACCTGGACCTGGACAGCATCTCGCCCGGCCCGGTGGAGGACGACGTCTACGCGCGCGTGCTGCACCAGCGCTGGGGCGGGGAGTGGGACTGGGACCTGCGCCTGAAGCCCACCCCGGGCTTCCCGGTGCGTGCGGGCTTCCTGGCCGGGATCCGCCGTCTGCAGCGGGAGGTCAAGCACGGCCTGGGCCTCAAGGTGCCGGTCCTGGTGTGCTGCTCCACGGCCACGGGCGGCCAGGACGCGACCCCGGAGGAGGCGCTGCGCAGCGACGTGGTGCTGTCGGTGGAGCAGATGGTGGAGCGCGCCTCCTGCCTGGGCCGGGACGTGACCATCCGCCAGATCCCCGGTGGTGTGCACGACCTGGCCCTGTCCCCCAGCCCGGCCCGGGAGGACTACCTGTCCACGTTGATCGGCTGGCTGGCGGTGCGCCTGGGCTGA
- a CDS encoding methionine ABC transporter ATP-binding protein, translating to MTPGIKPPKQAAGTLSDPGPSTGTTATAPAAPMISLKDVHKVYTLRDGTQVRALDGLDLEVPAGAIHGIVGSSGAGKSTLVRCLTALERPTSGEVRVAGQDLTALSATQLREARRKIGMVFQHANLLDSRTTAQNVAYPLALAGVRKGHRHEAVSRMLDLVGLADRGFSYPAQLSGGQKQRVGIARALADHPDVLLCDEPTSALDPETTRQILELIRDVRDRLGVTVVIITHEMGVVRQVCDSVSLLEAGRVVETGTVEEIISRPGSRLALDLVPLPEVPDAARQPGQVLIDVALTAHPGQPAAAAVMALAKDYDADVSAGVFQTLGSAQIGRLALSVPQERAEAALAALTGAGTLAEVRA from the coding sequence ATGACCCCAGGTATCAAGCCACCCAAGCAGGCAGCTGGCACGCTCAGCGACCCTGGTCCCAGCACCGGTACCACAGCCACGGCCCCCGCCGCCCCCATGATCTCCCTGAAGGACGTCCACAAGGTCTACACCCTGCGGGACGGCACCCAGGTGCGCGCCCTGGACGGCCTGGACCTGGAGGTCCCCGCCGGGGCCATCCACGGCATCGTCGGCTCATCCGGCGCCGGAAAGTCCACCCTGGTGCGCTGCCTGACCGCCCTGGAGCGGCCCACCTCCGGGGAGGTGCGGGTGGCCGGGCAGGACCTGACCGCCCTGTCAGCGACCCAGCTGCGGGAGGCCCGCCGCAAGATCGGCATGGTCTTCCAGCACGCCAACCTGCTGGACTCCCGCACCACCGCCCAGAACGTCGCCTACCCCCTGGCCCTGGCGGGCGTCAGGAAGGGGCACCGTCATGAGGCCGTCTCCCGCATGCTGGACCTTGTAGGCCTGGCTGACCGGGGCTTCTCCTACCCCGCCCAGCTCTCCGGGGGGCAGAAGCAGCGCGTAGGCATCGCCCGGGCCCTGGCCGACCACCCCGACGTACTGCTGTGCGACGAGCCCACCAGTGCACTGGACCCGGAGACCACCCGCCAGATCCTGGAGCTGATCCGGGACGTGCGGGACCGCCTGGGGGTCACCGTCGTCATCATCACCCACGAGATGGGCGTGGTGCGGCAGGTATGCGACTCCGTGAGCCTCCTGGAGGCCGGGCGGGTCGTGGAGACCGGCACGGTGGAGGAGATCATCTCCCGCCCTGGCTCCCGACTGGCCCTGGACCTTGTGCCCCTGCCGGAGGTGCCCGACGCCGCCCGCCAGCCCGGGCAGGTGCTGATCGACGTCGCCCTGACCGCCCACCCCGGCCAGCCTGCCGCCGCCGCGGTCATGGCCCTGGCCAAGGACTACGACGCCGACGTCTCCGCTGGCGTCTTCCAGACCCTCGGCAGCGCACAGATCGGGCGGCTGGCCCTGTCCGTCCCCCAGGAGCGGGCCGAGGCCGCCCTGGCAGCCCTTACCGGTGCCGGAACCCTCGCGGAGGTGCGCGCATGA
- a CDS encoding methionine ABC transporter permease: MSLLSPLTQPLAAWALATAAADRTWFSNPVIQNKLGPATLETLAMTLVSGVLVIILGLLLGISLVTTGVRGRHPHPLLHQVLSQLVNIGRSLPFIILLVVMLPLTRMLVGTSLGWQAASVPLTVGAIPFYARMVETALNNVEQGKVEAALMMGASASQITWGVLVREALPVLIQSATVTLITLLGYSAMAGAVGGGGLGDLAIQYGHQRSQPDVIWCTVILILLIVAVIQVVGDLLSRAVDHR, from the coding sequence ATGAGCCTGCTGAGCCCCCTGACCCAGCCCCTGGCCGCCTGGGCGCTCGCGACGGCCGCAGCCGACAGGACCTGGTTCAGTAACCCGGTCATCCAGAACAAGCTCGGCCCCGCCACCCTGGAGACCCTGGCCATGACCCTGGTCTCCGGCGTGCTGGTGATCATCCTGGGGCTGCTGCTGGGCATCTCCCTGGTGACCACCGGGGTGCGCGGCCGCCACCCCCACCCGCTGCTGCACCAGGTGCTCTCCCAGCTGGTGAACATCGGCCGCTCCCTGCCCTTCATCATCCTGCTGGTCGTCATGCTGCCCCTGACCCGAATGCTCGTGGGGACCTCGCTGGGCTGGCAGGCAGCGAGCGTCCCCCTGACCGTCGGCGCGATCCCCTTCTACGCGCGCATGGTGGAGACGGCGCTCAACAATGTTGAGCAGGGCAAGGTGGAGGCGGCCCTCATGATGGGGGCCTCCGCCAGCCAGATCACCTGGGGGGTGCTCGTGCGCGAGGCCCTGCCGGTGCTGATCCAGTCCGCCACCGTCACCCTCATCACCCTGCTGGGCTACTCCGCGATGGCGGGTGCCGTAGGTGGGGGCGGCCTGGGTGACCTGGCGATCCAGTACGGCCACCAGCGCTCCCAGCCGGACGTCATCTGGTGCACCGTGATCTTGATCCTCCTGATCGTCGCCGTGATCCAGGTGGTCGGTGACCTGCTCAGCAGGGCCGTGGACCACCGCTGA
- a CDS encoding MetQ/NlpA family ABC transporter substrate-binding protein, with protein sequence MSTQLSRRHVLTGSLAGALALTLAACGSGSSTDSASGVKGVTVKDGVATITIGATPQPHVTILQWVQDNLAQEAGLNLDIKEINDYQTPNSSLADGSLAANFYQTPNFLEVQEEEKKYDFTSIAEVHIEPLGVYTKKGYQDLSSLPQDAKVILNSDPANFARGLRLLADNGVIELDPAAKVPADTDVTSNPRNLTFTPIEGSLLVTSLPDADIAVINGNYAIDGGLVPSKDAIALEKGEGSPYANLLVVRTEDKDNEHLKKLAELLGSDRLREYIKTTWTDGSVIPAF encoded by the coding sequence ATGTCTACCCAGCTCTCCCGCCGTCACGTCCTGACCGGCTCCCTGGCAGGCGCCCTGGCCCTGACCCTGGCCGCCTGCGGCTCGGGCTCCTCCACGGACTCCGCCAGCGGGGTCAAGGGCGTCACCGTCAAGGACGGCGTCGCCACCATCACCATTGGGGCCACCCCCCAGCCGCACGTCACCATCCTCCAGTGGGTGCAGGACAACCTGGCCCAGGAGGCCGGCCTGAACCTGGACATCAAGGAGATCAACGACTACCAGACCCCCAACTCCTCCCTGGCTGACGGCTCCCTGGCCGCCAACTTCTACCAGACCCCCAACTTCCTGGAGGTCCAGGAGGAGGAGAAGAAGTACGACTTCACCTCTATCGCCGAGGTGCACATCGAGCCCCTGGGTGTCTACACCAAGAAGGGCTACCAGGACCTGAGCAGCCTGCCCCAGGACGCCAAGGTCATCCTGAACTCCGACCCCGCCAACTTCGCCCGCGGCCTGCGGCTGCTGGCGGACAACGGCGTGATCGAGCTGGACCCGGCGGCCAAGGTCCCGGCTGACACGGACGTGACCTCCAACCCCAGGAACCTGACCTTCACCCCCATTGAGGGCTCCCTGCTGGTCACCTCCCTGCCCGACGCCGACATCGCCGTCATCAACGGCAACTACGCCATTGACGGCGGCCTGGTGCCCTCTAAGGACGCTATCGCCCTGGAGAAGGGGGAGGGCTCGCCCTACGCCAACCTGCTGGTGGTGCGCACCGAGGACAAGGACAACGAGCACCTCAAGAAGCTGGCCGAGCTGCTGGGTTCGGACAGGCTCCGGGAGTACATCAAGACCACCTGGACTGACGGCTCGGTGATCCCGGCCTTCTGA
- a CDS encoding OmpA family protein — protein sequence MSVAVGPAVRVEGHTVVRLRFESERALAPGVGAKDLWDVCLLSLEQGLVWRNQDEGGWKTTEQTIFPGSPVDLFAVYGALDAQVGSVQVLVPNYGVALGVAVVEPSQAGYDAMEGLRKAKINASLGQGLPIEFFSGAADGSLDTQRDGGQVTVSLASDVTFAVDSADLSAQADGVLAGAVAELGLYPSGGSLSIVGHTDDVADDAYNQALSEKRAASVRKRLGELMDLSKWQVSESGKGESEPRVQGSDEQARAANRRVEVVAKPADPQEADERRRAVLAQGSEPAPEGPVGKGPEGVTAPLVGSSSKGSWKVTLDKVTRIGSFLVGNLQAQYVGEGYRDLLLDLQLPSPFFYRWEAALGLPSASETLTLLKGGVRYLAADYKAEKGFTPLTTLHILSKADALQNLPVVWPDPGGDTVTVDLPGADKENSFRGLICRLTEVPVIQG from the coding sequence GTGTCTGTGGCGGTTGGTCCGGCGGTGCGGGTGGAGGGGCATACGGTGGTGCGCCTGCGCTTCGAGTCCGAGCGTGCTCTTGCCCCGGGGGTCGGGGCCAAGGACCTGTGGGACGTGTGCCTGCTGTCCCTGGAGCAGGGGCTGGTGTGGCGCAACCAGGACGAGGGCGGCTGGAAGACCACGGAGCAGACCATATTCCCCGGTAGCCCTGTGGACCTGTTTGCGGTGTACGGGGCCCTGGACGCGCAGGTGGGGTCGGTGCAGGTGCTGGTGCCGAACTACGGGGTGGCCCTGGGGGTGGCGGTGGTAGAGCCAAGCCAGGCTGGTTATGACGCGATGGAGGGGCTGCGTAAGGCAAAGATCAACGCTTCTTTGGGGCAGGGGCTGCCGATTGAGTTCTTCTCGGGGGCGGCGGACGGGTCCTTGGACACGCAGCGTGATGGTGGCCAGGTGACGGTGAGCCTGGCTAGTGACGTGACCTTCGCGGTGGACTCGGCTGACTTGTCGGCCCAGGCCGATGGTGTGCTGGCCGGGGCGGTGGCTGAGCTGGGCCTTTACCCCTCGGGCGGCTCGCTGAGCATCGTGGGTCATACCGACGACGTGGCCGATGATGCCTACAACCAGGCGCTTTCGGAGAAGCGGGCTGCTAGCGTGCGCAAGCGCCTGGGAGAGCTGATGGACCTGTCCAAGTGGCAGGTGTCGGAGTCCGGTAAGGGTGAGTCCGAGCCTAGGGTGCAGGGGAGCGACGAGCAGGCGCGGGCGGCTAACCGGCGTGTGGAGGTGGTGGCGAAGCCTGCTGACCCGCAGGAGGCTGACGAGCGGCGTCGAGCGGTGCTGGCCCAGGGCTCCGAGCCCGCCCCGGAAGGACCGGTAGGCAAGGGACCCGAAGGCGTGACGGCCCCCCTGGTAGGTAGCTCCAGTAAGGGGTCGTGGAAGGTGACCTTGGATAAGGTCACCCGTATCGGCTCCTTCCTGGTCGGCAACCTCCAGGCTCAGTACGTAGGGGAGGGATACCGGGACCTGTTGCTCGATCTGCAGCTTCCGAGTCCTTTCTTCTACCGGTGGGAGGCTGCGTTAGGGCTTCCGTCGGCTTCTGAGACCTTGACCTTGCTCAAGGGCGGGGTGCGGTACCTGGCCGCGGACTACAAGGCGGAGAAGGGCTTCACGCCGCTGACCACCTTGCACATCCTTTCTAAGGCCGATGCCTTGCAGAACCTGCCGGTGGTCTGGCCCGATCCCGGCGGGGATACGGTCACAGTGGACCTACCCGGCGCTGACAAGGAGAACTCATTCCGGGGCCTGATCTGCCGCCTGACCGAAGTCCCGGTCATCCAAGGCTGA
- a CDS encoding YhgE/Pip domain-containing protein, translating into MKKLTGSRASNLVVVLAVVIVPLLYAGLLTLTYQDPTNRLGDMTAAVVNDDTAYTATLASGSTETLSLGADLTQALTQPEEGTDVGFRWQAMSAQEAERGLRTEEVRAILYIPADFSQQVAAVGQSDPSAAATQSLRLVTDDGVNYLTGTMATTVAEKLTSTLQAQGSEKVLSSLLLSVSTIRDGMSQASTGASAVATGAATLADGSKTASDGADSLSEGAATLQVGIKDLADGSVRLDDALQALSTGASQAGSGSAALADGLSTIAQGSATASSSSTRLASGASTVKDGASALAQGTQTLADSTGTLSTGTSALASGAGTLADGVQAYTQGVDQVASGASRLQHSASALADGLATTKADGTPGLAGATAALADGLATTKADGTPGLAGATAALADGLATTKADGTPGLAGASAALADGLATTKADGTPGLAGAVSTYTGSVDALAATCREAGDSSATCTALQQLSSQSGTLTQAVSTAATSAESLSAGATRSATAASTLADGAARASQGANALDGATTALAQQVGSPQDLTVPGSPSSPQTLLGGVNALAGGLQQVTSATVDGVVVPGGSSQALRQGATSLSAGLGSLNGQVPDLISGVSALNDGASNLAQGTSSLSQGADALSTGLGRLQQGTYQAADSAGQLRDGLSRLDTGASQAAAGSSTLRGGLDQAQTGSTSLADGASSLADGVQKLEDGSATLSTGASSLATGLNDGVDKIPAYNEAQRSTVAQTASAVAQVEAVRENGVANNGAGFAPMFMSLALWIGGIALFLVLPALDKRDHGERWWASAVRPATTALLLAVAQAVIMMLVVNAAGELHAANLLGLCLMAVATSVCFMAVNQACVAALAFRGRFISIILLSLQITSMGATFPIETAPRFFQWIHPWLPMSYTQLAFRELIAGAGADAAVAQALVVLAAWTLVAVLVILLGARIRRGPRPLPADNALAPTAA; encoded by the coding sequence ATGAAGAAGCTCACCGGCTCGCGCGCGTCCAACCTGGTGGTCGTGCTCGCCGTCGTCATCGTCCCGCTGCTGTACGCGGGCCTGCTGACCCTCACCTACCAGGACCCCACCAACCGTCTGGGAGACATGACCGCCGCCGTCGTCAACGACGACACCGCCTACACCGCCACCCTGGCCAGCGGCAGCACCGAGACGCTCTCCCTGGGGGCGGACCTCACCCAGGCCCTCACCCAGCCCGAGGAGGGCACGGACGTCGGCTTCCGCTGGCAGGCCATGAGCGCGCAGGAGGCCGAGCGGGGACTGCGCACCGAGGAGGTCCGCGCCATCCTCTACATCCCCGCCGACTTCTCCCAGCAGGTCGCAGCAGTCGGGCAGTCCGACCCCTCAGCGGCAGCCACCCAGTCCCTGCGGCTGGTCACCGACGACGGCGTCAACTACCTCACCGGCACCATGGCCACCACTGTCGCCGAGAAGCTCACCAGCACCCTGCAGGCCCAGGGCTCCGAGAAGGTGCTGTCCAGCCTGCTGCTGTCCGTCTCCACGATCCGGGACGGCATGAGCCAGGCCTCCACCGGGGCCAGCGCCGTCGCCACCGGGGCCGCCACCCTGGCCGACGGGAGCAAGACGGCCTCAGACGGGGCGGACTCCCTCTCTGAAGGCGCCGCCACCCTGCAGGTGGGGATCAAGGACCTGGCGGACGGTTCCGTCAGGCTTGACGACGCGCTCCAGGCGCTCTCCACCGGGGCGAGCCAGGCTGGCTCCGGCTCCGCCGCCCTGGCCGACGGGCTGTCCACCATCGCACAGGGCTCCGCCACCGCCTCCAGCAGCTCCACGCGCCTAGCCAGCGGTGCCAGCACCGTGAAGGACGGCGCCAGCGCCCTGGCGCAAGGCACCCAGACCCTGGCGGACTCCACCGGCACGCTGTCCACCGGCACCAGCGCCTTGGCCTCAGGTGCCGGCACGCTGGCTGACGGGGTGCAGGCCTACACCCAGGGCGTGGACCAGGTAGCCTCCGGCGCCTCCCGGCTCCAGCACAGCGCCTCCGCCCTGGCTGACGGCCTGGCCACCACCAAGGCAGACGGCACCCCCGGACTCGCTGGAGCCACAGCCGCCCTGGCTGACGGCCTGGCCACCACCAAGGCAGACGGCACCCCCGGACTCGCTGGAGCCACAGCCGCCCTGGCTGACGGCCTGGCCACCACCAAGGCAGACGGCACCCCCGGACTGGCCGGGGCCTCAGCCGCCCTGGCTGACGGCCTGGCCACCACCAAGGCAGACGGCACCCCCGGACTCGCTGGAGCCGTAAGCACCTACACCGGCTCGGTGGACGCGCTGGCGGCCACCTGCCGTGAGGCCGGGGACAGCAGCGCGACCTGCACCGCCCTGCAGCAGCTCTCCTCCCAGTCAGGCACCCTGACCCAGGCCGTCAGCACGGCAGCTACCAGTGCAGAGTCCTTGAGCGCGGGGGCCACCAGGTCCGCCACAGCCGCCAGCACCCTGGCCGACGGCGCCGCGCGGGCCAGCCAAGGCGCCAACGCCCTGGACGGCGCCACCACCGCTCTGGCCCAGCAGGTCGGCAGCCCCCAGGACCTGACCGTGCCCGGGAGCCCCAGCAGCCCCCAGACGCTGCTGGGCGGCGTCAACGCCCTGGCTGGGGGCCTGCAGCAGGTCACCAGCGCCACGGTGGACGGCGTCGTCGTCCCCGGCGGGAGCTCCCAGGCCCTGAGGCAGGGGGCCACCAGCCTCTCTGCGGGCCTGGGCAGCCTGAACGGGCAGGTACCAGACCTGATCTCTGGCGTGTCCGCTCTGAACGACGGTGCCAGCAACCTGGCCCAGGGCACCTCCTCCCTGTCCCAGGGGGCGGACGCGCTGTCCACCGGACTGGGCAGGCTGCAACAGGGCACCTACCAGGCTGCGGACTCCGCCGGGCAGCTGCGCGACGGGCTGAGCAGGCTGGACACCGGTGCCAGCCAGGCCGCAGCCGGTTCCTCCACGCTGCGTGGCGGCCTGGACCAGGCCCAGACCGGCTCCACGTCCCTGGCCGACGGCGCCAGCAGCCTGGCCGACGGAGTCCAGAAGCTGGAGGACGGCTCCGCCACGCTCTCCACGGGCGCCAGCAGCCTGGCTACCGGGCTGAACGACGGCGTGGACAAGATCCCCGCCTACAACGAGGCCCAGCGCTCGACCGTGGCCCAGACGGCCTCTGCCGTAGCCCAGGTTGAGGCAGTGCGAGAGAACGGCGTGGCCAACAACGGTGCGGGTTTCGCGCCGATGTTCATGAGCCTGGCCCTGTGGATCGGGGGCATCGCCCTGTTCCTGGTCCTGCCCGCCCTGGACAAGCGGGACCACGGTGAGCGCTGGTGGGCCTCCGCGGTGCGCCCGGCCACCACTGCGCTGCTGCTGGCGGTGGCGCAGGCGGTCATCATGATGCTGGTGGTCAACGCGGCCGGTGAGCTGCACGCGGCGAACCTGCTGGGCCTGTGCCTGATGGCGGTGGCCACCTCCGTGTGCTTCATGGCGGTCAACCAGGCCTGCGTGGCGGCCCTGGCCTTCCGGGGGCGTTTCATCTCCATAATCCTGCTGAGCCTGCAGATCACCTCCATGGGGGCGACCTTCCCGATCGAGACCGCTCCCCGGTTCTTCCAGTGGATCCACCCGTGGCTGCCGATGAGCTACACCCAGCTGGCTTTCCGGGAGCTGATCGCTGGCGCTGGCGCGGACGCGGCAGTGGCGCAGGCCCTGGTGGTCCTGGCGGCATGGACGCTGGTGGCGGTGCTAGTGATCTTGCTGGGGGCGCGGATCCGTCGCGGGCCTCGCCCTTTGCCCGCGGACAACGCCTTGGCTCCCACCGCGGCATGA
- a CDS encoding TetR/AcrR family transcriptional regulator produces MSRKVNQVRQAEGVRVSARRAAVSRAAAAAPSSRRARTQRLLLEAGLQLIAEQGIGATSVGDVCARAGFSRGAFYSNFRDMDHFVGRLAEEQWAAMAEFVRSAVAVALPDGSRTSRPSEQEVAASAASLADRLLQAMPVSRESHLLQSEFAAFIVRDAARAPALKAGYEAFKDSLREQLVSGLAAIGRRTIASPEDTTELILAAAERSVRLALMDGEEGGALTAFLERTLPLLLTRLSVPEPG; encoded by the coding sequence ATGAGCAGGAAGGTCAACCAGGTCCGCCAGGCGGAAGGGGTGCGGGTGTCTGCACGCCGTGCCGCCGTCAGCCGCGCGGCGGCCGCCGCCCCCTCCAGCCGCCGGGCCCGCACCCAGAGGCTGCTGCTGGAGGCCGGGCTCCAGCTCATCGCCGAGCAGGGGATCGGGGCCACCAGTGTGGGGGACGTCTGTGCGCGGGCGGGCTTCAGCCGGGGGGCCTTCTACTCCAACTTCAGGGACATGGACCACTTCGTGGGACGCCTGGCCGAGGAGCAGTGGGCGGCTATGGCTGAGTTCGTGCGCTCGGCCGTCGCCGTCGCCCTGCCGGACGGTTCCCGGACGTCCCGCCCCTCCGAGCAGGAGGTGGCAGCGTCGGCGGCGTCACTGGCTGACCGCCTGCTGCAGGCTATGCCGGTCAGCCGCGAGTCCCACCTGCTGCAGAGTGAGTTCGCGGCCTTCATCGTGCGCGACGCCGCGCGCGCCCCGGCGTTGAAAGCAGGATACGAGGCTTTCAAGGACTCCTTGCGGGAGCAGCTGGTATCCGGTCTGGCGGCCATCGGACGGCGCACCATCGCCAGCCCGGAGGACACCACCGAGCTGATCCTCGCAGCCGCCGAGCGGTCCGTGCGCCTGGCCCTGATGGACGGCGAGGAGGGTGGGGCGCTCACGGCCTTCCTGGAGCGCACCCTGCCGCTGCTGCTCACCCGCCTGAGCGTGCCCGAGCCAGGCTGA